A window of Roseofilum reptotaenium CS-1145 contains these coding sequences:
- a CDS encoding type II toxin-antitoxin system PemK/MazF family toxin has translation MQEADVVLTPIPQADGKIKNRPVILLRELPPYKDFLVCGVSPQLNQHVTGFDNIITSNDPDFVTSGLRSYSLIRLGFLAVIPRQQIIGSIGKISPERHQKLLKTLSDYLVNSL, from the coding sequence ATGCAGGAAGCTGATGTTGTTCTCACACCCATTCCTCAAGCAGACGGAAAAATTAAGAATCGTCCAGTTATTCTTTTACGGGAACTGCCACCTTATAAAGATTTCTTAGTTTGTGGAGTGAGTCCCCAACTTAATCAGCACGTAACAGGTTTCGATAATATCATCACCTCTAACGATCCTGATTTTGTCACCAGTGGCTTACGAAGTTATTCTTTAATTCGTTTGGGCTTTTTGGCAGTCATCCCTCGTCAACAAATTATCGGTTCTATTGGCAAAATATCGCCGGAAAGACACCAAAAGTTATTGAAAACTTTAAGCGATTATCTGGTCAATTCCCTGTAG
- the rarD gene encoding EamA family transporter RarD, which translates to MTWVSIAIPIIHYPFTHYLLGMSIKFNLGILYAVLAYGAWGLFPLYWKLFGSVPAVEILCHRMIWSALLLLGVLTIQKRLIEVKRLWQSPKTLAILVGTAALISLNWGIFIYGVNTDRVLEASLGYFINPLFSIFLGCVFLGERLSIWKLIAVILAIVGVGNLIWELGQVPLIAIGLTITFGLYGLIRKVAALKAIPGLTIETLLMTPIALALVLHWGKIGSGNFGLSLPVTLLFMGCGIVTSLPLIWFNLAAQKLHLSTLGFLQYIGPTFQLILAVFVYHEPFTRTHLISFGFIWTALVIYSISSLFQVMGASKTRES; encoded by the coding sequence GTGACTTGGGTCAGCATTGCTATACCCATTATCCATTACCCATTTACCCATTACCTCCTGGGCATGTCAATCAAGTTTAATCTCGGAATTCTCTATGCCGTTTTGGCCTATGGAGCATGGGGTTTGTTTCCCCTATACTGGAAATTATTTGGATCTGTACCTGCGGTTGAAATCCTCTGTCATCGGATGATTTGGTCAGCACTCCTACTATTGGGAGTGTTGACGATACAGAAGCGACTGATCGAAGTGAAGCGCTTATGGCAATCGCCGAAAACTTTGGCCATCTTAGTCGGTACGGCTGCCTTAATCTCGCTCAATTGGGGTATTTTTATCTATGGGGTGAATACCGATCGCGTTTTGGAAGCGAGTTTAGGGTATTTTATTAATCCCCTGTTTAGTATTTTTCTCGGCTGTGTATTTCTGGGAGAGCGGCTCAGTATTTGGAAACTGATTGCCGTCATCCTTGCTATTGTAGGAGTCGGGAATCTGATCTGGGAACTGGGACAAGTGCCCTTGATTGCGATCGGGTTAACCATCACGTTCGGATTATACGGTCTTATCCGTAAAGTTGCTGCCCTCAAAGCCATACCCGGATTAACCATTGAAACCCTACTGATGACCCCTATTGCCCTTGCTCTAGTCCTGCATTGGGGAAAAATTGGCTCCGGTAACTTTGGTCTTTCCTTACCGGTTACTCTCCTATTTATGGGTTGTGGAATAGTTACCTCCTTACCCTTAATTTGGTTTAATTTAGCTGCCCAAAAATTGCATCTCTCAACCCTAGGATTTCTGCAATATATCGGCCCAACCTTTCAACTAATTTTAGCGGTCTTTGTCTACCATGAACCCTTCACGCGCACCCATCTCATTTCCTTTGGGTTCATTTGGACAGCCCTAGTTATTTATTCCATTAGTTCCCTCTTTCAGGTCATGGGAGCATCAAAAACTCGTGAATCATGA
- a CDS encoding pyroglutamyl-peptidase I family protein, which translates to MTIPFLLTSFTTWKPHQNSNSSDDLLERMGQYYPHPERLSLLRKLPVDSQQAIAQTLFNLHSTQPAWVLCCGMAENRDRLSIESNATQKDKILRPAIDLKLLIGGLDRVYISDYAGRFVCEDLYYGVLQEINTLNLPTRALFIHVPILRPDNEKAIINSFIEILHRLECQ; encoded by the coding sequence ATGACTATACCCTTTCTGTTAACCTCATTTACAACCTGGAAACCTCACCAGAACAGTAATTCCTCGGACGATCTCCTGGAGCGGATGGGTCAATATTATCCCCATCCAGAACGGTTATCGTTACTGAGAAAGTTGCCTGTGGACTCCCAACAAGCGATCGCCCAAACCCTATTTAATTTGCACAGCACTCAACCGGCTTGGGTGCTGTGTTGTGGAATGGCCGAAAACCGCGATCGCCTCAGTATTGAATCGAATGCAACACAAAAGGATAAAATTTTACGACCAGCGATCGACCTAAAACTGCTGATCGGGGGGCTGGATAGGGTTTACATTAGCGATTATGCGGGGCGATTTGTCTGTGAAGATCTATACTATGGAGTCTTACAGGAGATTAACACTCTTAATCTCCCCACTCGCGCTCTCTTTATCCATGTTCCGATCCTCCGTCCAGACAATGAAAAGGCAATCATCAACTCTTTTATCGAGATTCTGCATCGCTTGGAATGCCAATAA